The Camelina sativa cultivar DH55 chromosome 18, Cs, whole genome shotgun sequence DNA window GTTGCAGCTTTAGCTTATTCAAGAATTGTCATTGCTGCAGAGGGAAGTATAAGTATTGTTCAAAGAACATAAAAGTATGCGAGGCTGAGTGTCTAAGACTTAACCCGCCAGGGTCGCCACCTTCTCTAcatatctgaattttttttgcagttGTGAGCCAATGATATTGAAgttctagttttttttgttttcctaaactaaaataaaatcgatcaactatttttgttataattgaaCTAATTAGAATCAGACAAGGCATATGAATAGGAAATAGAAATTgtgattcaaaataaaatattgtaataaatCTGTGCATACTTGCCGTTGCTTAACTAGTCGGGCGACTCAGACCTGACTGAATAAAGACACCATAAAGTTAACTATACAGAGACATGTTTTGACCCGTTGTGGTCCACAGGacgattaagaaaataaaaacctacAACTGCTTTTGCGGTCACGAAGCCTTAGATCAATGAGCGGCTACATAGCACAAGGCTTCCCGAACTTATTCTGTGCCTTAGCTTCCACGTCTCATTTAGAATATCGGAGCTGTTAGGTCGTTTCAGATACTCAGCTACATCGATCTTTAGTCTTCTTATGGGAGTCACAGGCTTCGTGGATGAGTAACATGGGCTCCAGCTTCCTCTGCTACTTATGGTACCAATGCTCGTTCCTTGCCCACTTGATGCATCCTATCAGCACATAATCATGTCAGAGAATATACAAACCAGAATCTCTAACCGGCGATAGTTTTAGACCCGTTAGTGGTACGGTAAGGTATTACCTGAGTTGGATCCGACTCCCAGACGAGAGTTTTTGTGTTTGGTGTGTGTGGCGACTTATTTAGGCATGCCAATGCTGCAGAAGTGTCGTCTGGAGCTTCCCATTGCAACCAAGGAAGCATGACACCATCCATTTCAACAGGTACACTCTTCAGAACAGTGGTACTTTGAGAGCTTTGTGATTTTATCATCCCAAAACTTGAACTACTTTCGCTCCTCTCATCCTCCAGTGATGAAAAGTCTGTGTCTTCTATGTTTGATATGAATTCGTCGATGAATTGCTCTGCTTCATCTGTCAAACACATGGACGTCCTCCTGCTCCGATCCTTGCTCCTctgtaagaaaaatatagaaaggattttttaatctttttatgaAAAGATCAAAATCtggaagaagatttttttaatctttttatgcTGTTGTGAGGGTTGTAATACTCACCTTTCGCGTCCGCAACGGCTTTTCCTCAGCTTCAGAACTATTTTCTGTGAGTAATTCATTCAAGTTCATAGAGAGCTCTCTACCACGCTGCTCCTCCAGCATAATCTCAGCCAGCAAATCCCGTTTTCGCTCCTCAGACTGTCAATTCATAGGGAAAACAAAGCGTTCTATGTTTGATCACCAATTCCTTAATGGAATAAACTACCAAACATATGCACAAAGAAGTTGTACCTCTTGCAGTTTTGTTGCATAACCTTTCTTAAATGTGGAAGTTGTACGGTGATCCTCATGGGGTTTCTCCTGGGAACCATAATCAGAGTTCCCCAAAGATGACCTTTTCTTTGGTGTTGCCTGTATAAACATTGTTCATTAAGATAGGAAATGTATGCTTCTAAGGGAAGTAGGCAGTACATCAATTAACAATAGTAAAACAATGTTCAATGTCATCTTCTCTAATTAGTGATAAGTCATTCTAAATTCATATTCAGTCATATTCTCTCAGTTTAAAGCATCATCCAGAAAGATCAGCCCTTTTAGAGGACTGGACTGGTTTCAAGGAGAGAGtggaaagaaaatatatatgtattaatattattagtgttggGTGAACACCCACAAACCTTATTTTGGGCATATACTGTTCGAATTATCCTCTCAGTTTCATGCTTGCTTGACCTGGAATCCTTTCCTTCATCATCTGTGACTGCAGAAGAATGGCTCTGCACCATCCCGAACAAAAAGCATATAATATGTTCAGCATATGAAGTTAGACCAGATATATACATGTAACATACATCAAAAGATTAATTTAGGCAATTCAGCCTTTACAAAGAAGCATTCATCGCAAAACGCTGTTTAACATTAACAAAGGTAGAGTTtctaaatttcaaaagttaaaCCAGAGTATAGTTAGACTTACAGAGTAGCCATCATGGTATTTGATTGGATTTTGACTACAAGACCTCCTGAGACTTTGTCTATTATCTGAAGAAGCAGATTTCTGTGACCCACTGTTTTGACTCTTTCCACCCATGTAGCTCTTCACATCCCTTGAACTGCTTGAATACTGAGCTTGATCTACATCACTCTGcaaatgtaacaaacaaatcacaATACATATCAACAAGTCAAATGCACACAACAATGAAAATGCTCACACGCTAATCCTACTAATTCAAGATGGTAAAGCCATAAGATCAATTTAGCCAATCTCATTGCAACTGTTTCTAGGactcataaaatttgtttaattaaagtGAAGATATGAAAATCAGAAAGGGTAAGAAATGAAAACCCCACcttaaaaccaaatcaatcatGGTCCTGTTGCTACAAAGTTATCTCATAATTACAGCTAAAGTCGTTAAtggatttgataattatatctTCCAATTGtaactaaaaaggtaaaaagttCCTAATAGATATTGCATCACATCACAATCACACACGAAGGGCCCAGAGAAAACTAtagaaataagaagaaacaaagtaaGCCAATCACAAAAGTGTTATTATACCTCAGAATTCTCAATCCGGCGACGAACTACAGAAAGCGACCGTCGCCGCCGCGAATTCGCGTTATCACTAACTCCCCCAATTGAACTACCGCCGTTGTCGCCGTTAACCTTCCTCTCCCTCGGTTGTCTAGAAACGGACCTTCCCCGGCTCGAATTGCTGCTCACCGGATCTACCCTACCTGAACCCCCACGATTACTCGCCGGCTGTCTAGACAACGACCTCCGCCGTCTCGAGCTTTCAGTATCCGCATCCAACCTCCGTAAACCACCACCAGAACCAACAACCCTAGAAACAGACCGTCCCCTCCTCTGCGAATTCGACACCTCTCCTCCGCCTCCGCCGCCGGACTTTCTTAAACCAGATCGTCCTCTTTCTCCGCTACTAATCTCGCTCTCACCGGAAAACGATTCAAAAAACTCAACAGCTAAATCATCGAGACTAATTTCACCGAATCCAGAACCTCTCACGGTGTTCACAAACTTCCCTTTTCTCATCGGAGTCACTTCGATTTCAGGATCCGGCATGCGGTGAGAGAAACGGCTCAAGCTCCGGTGTCTCCTTGAAGCAGACGACCTTCGTGTAGAGTAAGAAGANNNNNNNNNNNNNNNNNNNNNNNNNNNNNNNNNNNNNNNNNNNNNNNNNNNNNNNNNNNNNNNNNNNNNNNNNNNNNNNNNNNNNNNNNNNNNNNNNNNNNNNNNNNNNNNNNNNNNNNNNNNNNNNNNNNNNNNNNNNNNNNNNNNNNNNNNNNNNNNNNNNNNNNNNNNNNNNNNNNNNNNNNNNNNNCTACTAATCTCGCTCTCACCGGAAAACGATTCAAAAAACTCAACAGCTAAATCATCGAGACTAATTTCACCGAATCCAGAACCTCTCACGGTGTTCACAAACTTCCCTTTTCTCATCGGAGTCACTTCGATTTCAGGATCCGGCATGCGGTGAGAGAAACGGCTCAAGCTCCGGTGTCTCCTTGAAGCAGACGGTCTTCGTGTAGAGTAAGAAGAATCGTCGCCGCTCTCTGAGGATTTGGGTAGTGACGTCGTCGTTCTCTTCATCGTTGAATTGAAAGCTGAAGGAGACAGCTTCGACTCTActggagaaggaggaggaggaggagcggATGGTTCGACATTTTGAATTGTTGAGCTGTTTGaggaaactttttaaataaaacatagtaattcgaattttttaattatatcaatttaaaTGCGGGATATTTGGGAGTAATCCAAAATTACTGACCATTTACTGCCTTAAATACCTGATTaacaaaaggaaccaaaaaaaaaaaaatctcaattcttACCAAATTTATTTGGATATCTTTACCGATTTATTtgaacacatatatattttcgatttaacttttatttttacttatacaTTTGAATAGGTTTGTAAAGTTTGGTAAGAAATTTATAGAGGTAGAGAACCAACAGATataatattctttattttttcgattttaTGGGTCAACATTTTTTAGTCATTTTAACTCCCATCATaacatattgtttaatttagttatatatatgactCACTCTGGGTTATATTCATACAACTTCGGCTTAGCTTTAGTGATGATTTTACTGTAGTTAATCACTAATCATTTTCAATAACGCAAATCAGAAAACGAAATTGTAGAAATTACAGATTCTTTTGTGATTTCTCTTTGTTagttcatgaaaaaaaaatttcatctttttcattttgGAAAAAGTCTGTTTTTCATGTTGGTTGCAATTCTTTTGCAAGACTATTTTAGCTCAAAAATAAAGA harbors:
- the LOC104761027 gene encoding uncharacterized protein LOC104761027 isoform X1, giving the protein MKRTTTSLPKSSESGDDSSYSTRRPSASRRHRSLSRFSHRMPDPEIEVTPMRKGKFVNTVRGSGFGEISLDDLAVEFFESFSGESEISSGERGRSGLRKSGGGGGGEVSNSQRRGRSVSRVVGSGGGLRRLDADTESSRRRRSLSRQPASNRGGSGRVDPVSSNSSRGRSVSRQPRERKVNGDNGGSSIGGVSDNANSRRRRSLSVVRRRIENSESDVDQAQYSSSSRDVKSYMGGKSQNSGSQKSASSDNRQSLRRSCSQNPIKYHDGYSSHSSAVTDDEGKDSRSSKHETERIIRTVYAQNKATPKKRSSLGNSDYGSQEKPHEDHRTTSTFKKGYATKLQESEERKRDLLAEIMLEEQRGRELSMNLNELLTENSSEAEEKPLRTRKRSKDRSRRTSMCLTDEAEQFIDEFISNIEDTDFSSLEDERSESSSSFGMIKSQSSQSTTVLKSVPVEMDGVMLPWLQWEAPDDTSAALACLNKSPHTPNTKTLVWESDPTQDASSGQGTSIGTISSRGSWSPCYSSTKPVTPIRRLKIDVAEYLKRPNSSDILNETWKLRHRISSGSLVLCSRSLI
- the LOC104761027 gene encoding uncharacterized protein LOC104761027 isoform X2, producing MKRTTTSLPKSSESGDDSSYSTRRPSASRRHRSLSRFSHRMPDPEIEVTPMRKGKFVNTVRGSGFGEISLDDLAVEFFESFSGESEISSGERGRSGLRKSGGGGGGEVSNSQRRGRSVSRVVGSGGGLRRLDADTESSRRRRSLSRQPASNRGGSGRVDPVSSNSSRGRSVSRQPRERKVNGDNGGSSIGGVSDNANSRRRRSLSVVRRRIENSESDVDQAQYSSSSRDVKSYMGGKSQNSGSQKSASSDNRQSLRRSCSQNPIKYHDGYSSHSSAVTDDEGKDSRSSKHETERIIRTVYAQNKATPKKRSSLGNSDYGSQEKPHEDHRTTSTFKKGYATKLQESEERKRDLLAEIMLEEQRGRELSMNLNELLTENSSEAEEKPLRTRKRSKDRSRRTSMCLTDEAEQFIDEFISNIEDTDFSSLEDERSESSSSFGMIKSQSSQSTTVLKSVPVEMDGVMLPWLQWEAPDDTSAALACLNKSPHTPNTKTLVWESDPTQDASSGQGTSIGTISSRGSWSPCYSSTKPVTPIRRLKIDVAEYLKRPNSSDILNETWKLRHRISSGSLVLCSRSLI